A stretch of Geotrypetes seraphini chromosome 2, aGeoSer1.1, whole genome shotgun sequence DNA encodes these proteins:
- the LOC117354143 gene encoding sperm surface protein Sp17-like — protein sequence MAIPFSNTHYRIPRGFGNLLEGLTREVLREQPKDIPDFAAKYFADLLKKREETGFDPTERGAKLEDRFYNNYSFREIREQQQKSNSFDTKIAQKLSQDGDQENQTSENYLLKMKASTTIQAAYRGHL from the coding sequence ATGGCTATTCCGTTCTCAAACACCCATTATCGTATTCCAAGAGGCTTTGGAAATCTTCTGGAAGGGCTGACCAGAGAAGTCTTAAGGGAACAGCCTAAAGATATCCCAGATTTTGCTGCCAAATATTTTGCAGACCTGTTGAAAAAACGAGAAGAAACAGGCTTTGACCCTACAGAAAGGGGAGCAAAGTTAGAAGATAGATTTTACAACAATTACTCTTTCAGGGAGATCAGGGAGCAGCAGCAAAAGAGCAATTCATTTGATACCAAAATAGCCCAGAAGCTCTCTCAGGATGGAGACCAGGAGAACCAGACAAGTGAAAATTATCTACTTAAGATGAAGGCTAGCACAACAATCCAGGCTGCATATAGAGGGCACTTGTAA